The window caaagaaagaaatgggcgAACTAAAGCATATGTAACTCCATCTGGATAACTGTTGAATCTGGGTGATGGGcacgtggtggtggtggtgtggggtTCATTTCATTGAAATATTCTATGTTTGAAGTGTATCAGTTGCAAGGGTGCAATGCGGGGTTATTGTTTGCTGTGCCCCAGCCGCATACAGGCAAAATGCCCCAAACTCACCCCTACCTCAGTGAGGTTCTAAACACAGAACATGTTTGCGCCTGTTGGAAACGTGAGAGGACTGTCAAAAGGACAGAAAGCCAGCTGTATAATTTGCAAGATGTTAGTTCCATTTGCCCCAGGACAGCATAAACATGGCAAATGGTTCATTGGTTGGAAGACAAGACAAACTCTGAGAGCACCACCTCATGGAGACAttctgacccccccaccccaccccgaccccgggctcccaccccccaactcccagggcccctggcctGTCTGCATCAGCCTTTCAGGATGACGGGCTTTCTCATTCCTGCAGGTCCCCTGCTGCAGACTTCTGACGGGAAAGGAATGGAGGAAGCCAACATCCGCCACCTGGTGCAGCCCAGAGGGCCAAGGAGCGGAGCAGGGCCCTGGCAGGGAGGTCGGAGGAAGTTCCGCCGCCAGCGGCCACGCCTCTCCCATAAAGGCCCCATGCCTTTCTGAAGCAGGTACTTGGGCCTCAGGTTGGTGGGCGGCAcaaaaggggcaggggaggaatggCCTGGAAGCTGCGTGGCCCTGCTGCTTATTACTGGCTAGACACTGGCACCAGGCAGTCTCGACCCCACACACAACATGGGGGCTTCCTGAGCATCCATTTGGCCCCTGCAgcggggcccagagaggggattGACACACAGGGCCCATCTCCTGACTCCCCAGGAGTTGGATGCTGGCTGTCT is drawn from Camelus ferus isolate YT-003-E chromosome X, BCGSAC_Cfer_1.0, whole genome shotgun sequence and contains these coding sequences:
- the APLN gene encoding apelin; translation: MTGFLIPAGPLLQTSDGKGMEEANIRHLVQPRGPRSGAGPWQGGRRKFRRQRPRLSHKGPMPF